A window of the Brassica napus cultivar Da-Ae chromosome C5, Da-Ae, whole genome shotgun sequence genome harbors these coding sequences:
- the LOC106445093 gene encoding pyrophosphate--fructose 6-phosphate 1-phosphotransferase subunit alpha 1-like: protein MDSDFGIPRELSPLQQLRSQYQPELPPCLQGTTVRVEFGDGTTVAEASDSHIIARAFTHTLGQPLAHFLREAAKVSDAHIITQLPSIRVGIVFCGRQAPGGHNVIWGLYEALKVHNAKSTLLGFLGGSEGLFAQKTLEITDDILQTYKNQGGYDLLGRTKDQIRTTEQVNAALKACTDLKLDGLVIIGGVTSNTDAAHLAEFFAEAKCSTKVVGVPVTTNGDLKNQFVEANVGFDTICKVNSQLISNACTDALSAEKYYYFIRLMGRKHSHVALECTLQSHPNMVILGEEVAASKLTIFDISKQICDAVQARAGQDKNHGVILIPEGIIESIPEVYALLKEIHGLLREGVAADKISTQLSPWSSALFEFLPPFIKKQLLLHPESDDSAQLSQIETEKLLAYLVETEMNKRLKEGTYKGKKFNAICHFFGYQARGSLPSKFDCDYAYVLGHICYHILAAGLNGYMATVSNLKSPVNKWKCGAAPITAMMTVKNWSQNASSTSTSIGRPAIHPAMVDLTGKAYELLRQNADKFLMEDLYRNPGPLQYDGPGADAKAVSLCVEDQDYMGRIKKLQEYLDQVRTIVKPGCSQDVLKAALSVMASVTDVLTTISSSSNGGQQFA, encoded by the exons ATGGATTCAGATTTCGGAATCCCAAGAGAGCTCTCTCCTCTTCAGCAACTCCGCTCTCAGTACCAGCCCGAGCTTCCTCCTTGCCTCCAG GGAACTACCGTGCGCGTGGAGTTTGGTGATGGAACCACTGTGGCTGAGGCCTCTGATTCCCATATCATAGCTCGCGCCTTCACTCATACCTTAGGCCAGCCTTTGGCTCACTTCCTCAGGGAAGCTGCCAAAGTTTCTGATGCTCACATCATTACTCAGCTTCCTTCTATCAG AGTTGGAATCGTGTTTTGTGGAAGGCAAGCTCCGGGTGGACACAATGTAATCTGGGGTCTTTACGAGGCTCTTAAAGTGCACAACGCCAAAAGCACCTTGCTTGGCTTTTTGG GTGGCTCGGAAGGTCTGTTTGCTCAAAAGACTCTGGAGATCACAGATGATATACTCCAGACTTACAAAAACCAAG GTGGCTATGATTTGCTTGGAAGAACCAAGGATCAGATCAGAACCACTGAGCAGGTTAACGCTGCTCTCAAAGCTTGCACTGATTTGAAGCTAGATGGCCTTGTTATCATTGGAG GTGTAACATCAAACACAGATGCCGCTCATCTTGCTGAATTTTTCGCTGAAGCAAAGTGCTCAACAAAG GTAGTTGGTGTACCAGTCACTACAAATGGAGATCTCAAGAATCAGTTTGTGGAGGCAAACGTTGGTTTTGACACCATATGCAAG GTGAATTCTCAGCTCATTAGCAATGCCTGCACTGATGCTCTCTCTGCAGAGAAG TACTATTACTTCATCCGTCTTATGGGTCGAAAGCACTCTCATGTTGCCCTTGAGTGTACCCTCCAGTCTCATCCAAACATG GTGATACTGGGCGAGGAGGTCGCAGCATCTAAGCTCACCATTTTTGACATTTCTAAGCAGATCTGTGATGCAGTTCAAGCaagagcaggacaag ACAAGAATCATGGAGTCATCCTCATTCCCGAAGGGATCATAGAGAGTATCCCTGAAGTCTACGCTCTGCTAAAG GAAATTCATGGGCTACTTAGGGAGGGTGTAGCTGCTGATAAGATCTCTACTCAGCTCTCACCTTGGTCATCTGCTTTGTTTGAATTCCTTCCTCCATTCATTAAGAAACAG CTACTTCTTCATCCTGAGTCTGATGATTCTGCTCAGCTATCccaa ATTGAGACGGAGAAGCTTCTGGCGTATCTCGTGGAGACTGAAATGAACAAGCGCTTG AAAGAAGGCACATACAAGGGGAAGAAGTTCAATGCTATTTGTCACTTCTTTGGTTACCAAGCTCGTGGATCTCTCCCATCGAAGTTCGATTGTGATTATGCATAC GTGCTTGGACATATTTGTTACCACATCCTCGCAGCTGGTTTGAATGGTTACATGGCAACAGTGAGCAACCTGAAAAGTCCTGTAAACAAGTGGAAGTGTGGTGCTGCACCTATTACA GCGATGATGACGGTGAAGAACTGGTCCCAAAATGCTAGTTCTACTTCAACTTCAATTGGTAGACCTGCAATTCATCCAGCAATGGTAGATCTGACAGGCAAAGCATACGA GCTGTTGAGACAGAACGCAGATAAATTCTTGATGGAAGATCTGTACAGAAACCCAGGACCGCTTCAGTACGATGGTCCAGGTGCAGATGCTAAAGCAGTGAGTCTCTGCGTTGAAGATCAAGACTACATGGGACGTATCAAGAAGCTCCAGGAATATCTAGACCAG GTGAGGACAATAGTGAAGCCAGGATGTTCACAAGACGTACTGAAAGCAGCACTGAGCGTGATGGCTTCAGTGACTGATGTCCTTACTACCATTTCTTCATCTTCAAATGGTGGTCAACAGTTCGCTTAA